A region of Clostridium acetobutylicum ATCC 824 DNA encodes the following proteins:
- a CDS encoding nucleoid-associated protein codes for MEYINEVTINEAIIHVLDNSSEGVVFNEVELELNEETYEYILKHIQKCLKDEELKYAVFNVERNLAKELSQEYLDGKSDIVSVSKELASQLFVIMKSNGNIPSCDLLTAAITTEYGRMLVVLKMDYVKNYTHNIDVVDDKVEINIIPQFIGLPSSGQKIQKCAFIKPIREENNFDLMVIDKNSGKKDEDEYGSNYFINNYLGCKIINNERDLTKTFVKSAEKWTQKNLKDNADAAELVRTSIKKRLKEDDSININEVSDEIFGENKEAKDNFVEFIKKQGIEEKIELDKQWVENKMKRTRLKIDKDIDLYINEETYNDSSRFEIKRNGDGTINMIIKQVRNYVEK; via the coding sequence TTGGAATATATAAATGAGGTAACTATAAATGAAGCAATTATTCATGTATTGGATAATAGTTCAGAGGGAGTTGTCTTTAATGAAGTTGAGCTTGAACTTAATGAAGAAACATATGAATATATACTTAAGCATATACAAAAGTGTCTAAAGGATGAAGAACTTAAATATGCTGTTTTTAATGTTGAAAGAAATTTGGCAAAAGAGCTGTCGCAGGAGTACCTAGATGGTAAAAGCGATATTGTAAGTGTTTCAAAAGAGCTTGCATCACAGCTATTTGTAATAATGAAGTCAAATGGAAATATACCTTCCTGTGATCTTTTAACAGCAGCTATAACAACAGAATATGGAAGGATGCTTGTAGTATTAAAAATGGACTATGTAAAAAATTATACACATAATATTGATGTGGTTGATGATAAGGTTGAAATAAATATAATTCCACAGTTTATTGGACTACCATCTAGTGGTCAAAAGATACAAAAGTGTGCATTTATTAAGCCAATTAGAGAAGAAAATAATTTTGATTTAATGGTAATAGATAAAAATAGCGGTAAAAAGGATGAAGATGAGTACGGTTCAAATTATTTCATAAACAACTACCTTGGTTGTAAGATTATAAATAATGAAAGAGACTTAACGAAAACCTTTGTTAAATCTGCAGAAAAGTGGACACAAAAAAATTTGAAGGACAATGCTGATGCAGCAGAACTTGTAAGAACATCTATAAAAAAAAGGCTTAAAGAAGATGATTCTATAAATATAAATGAGGTTTCAGATGAAATTTTTGGAGAAAATAAAGAAGCAAAAGATAATTTCGTTGAATTTATAAAAAAGCAGGGAATAGAAGAAAAAATAGAACTAGATAAGCAGTGGGTAGAAAATAAAATGAAAAGAACAAGATTGAAAATAGACAAGGACATAGATTTATATATTAATGAAGAAACCTATAATGATTCATCTAGATTTGAAATCAAGAGAAATGGCGATGGAACAATAAATATGATTATAAAACAAGTAAGAAATTATGTGGAAAAGTAG
- a CDS encoding VanZ family protein → MSITIKFILSVILIKLFNDIVNKKSKQEKNEVPLKYYIMKCVFILYLIVVLDVVGFPSLWEWKMMMSLSQPIFNPHINLIPFKEMGIEDALNIVLFMPFGFFLPTLWKRYHKFWMTASFGLAFSLTIELSQLFSRSRVTDIDDLIMNGLGTVLGFMIFYIIRKKNYHTDEKEENNLFVKVEPFVCIIIVIICNFLF, encoded by the coding sequence ATGAGTATAACAATAAAGTTTATACTATCAGTGATTTTGATAAAGCTTTTTAATGATATAGTCAATAAAAAGAGTAAACAAGAGAAAAATGAAGTACCATTGAAATATTACATAATGAAATGTGTTTTTATATTATATCTAATAGTTGTCTTAGATGTAGTGGGATTTCCGTCTTTATGGGAGTGGAAAATGATGATGAGTCTTAGTCAGCCAATATTTAATCCACATATAAATTTAATTCCTTTTAAAGAGATGGGTATTGAAGATGCTCTTAATATAGTATTATTTATGCCCTTTGGATTTTTTTTGCCGACTCTATGGAAAAGATACCACAAGTTTTGGATGACTGCTAGTTTTGGATTGGCATTTTCCTTAACAATTGAACTAAGCCAATTATTTTCAAGATCTCGTGTAACAGATATAGATGATTTGATAATGAATGGGTTAGGTACTGTATTAGGCTTTATGATTTTTTATATTATTAGAAAAAAGAATTATCATACTGATGAAAAAGAGGAGAATAATTTATTTGTTAAAGTTGAACCTTTTGTATGTATTATTATTGTAATTATATGTAATTTTCTTTTTTAG
- a CDS encoding response regulator transcription factor, producing MHLLIVEDDEELSILLKKGLKQYNCTCDISHDGEDGLYNLEINSYDAVILDINLPKMDGITVCRKMRGKGISTPVLMLTARTDTDDRVLGLDSGADDYLGKPFEFKELRARLHALIRRNYNKPSNEIKIKDLNIDTKAKSVKVGEKLITLTAREYDILELLCYNYPNIVSAEEIIEHVWGDNDNQFSNVIRVHIANLRRKIKCSGGETLIETLKGKGYRLC from the coding sequence ATGCATTTGCTAATAGTAGAGGATGATGAAGAGTTAAGTATATTATTAAAAAAAGGATTAAAACAATATAATTGTACATGTGATATTTCTCATGATGGAGAAGATGGATTGTACAATTTGGAGATAAATAGTTATGATGCAGTGATTTTAGATATAAACTTACCTAAGATGGATGGTATTACAGTTTGCAGAAAAATGAGGGGAAAAGGTATAAGTACCCCAGTACTAATGCTTACAGCTAGAACTGATACAGATGATAGAGTGTTAGGACTTGATAGTGGAGCAGATGATTATTTAGGAAAGCCTTTTGAATTCAAAGAATTAAGAGCAAGACTTCATGCATTAATTAGGCGTAACTATAATAAACCTTCAAATGAAATTAAAATAAAAGATCTTAATATTGATACCAAGGCAAAGTCTGTAAAAGTAGGTGAAAAATTAATAACATTAACTGCAAGAGAATACGATATATTAGAATTACTTTGCTATAATTACCCAAATATTGTTTCGGCAGAGGAAATTATTGAACATGTATGGGGAGATAATGATAATCAATTTTCTAATGTAATCAGAGTTCATATTGCAAATTTAAGAAGGAAAATTAAATGCAGTGGTGGGGAAACGTTAATAGAGACTTTGAAGGGTAAGGGGTATAGGCTATGCTGA
- a CDS encoding sensor histidine kinase codes for MLKIKSRIALLYSMLTIALIIIFIISFCLILNIYINKRPILDSITKVGDKKSEEINSNNRNIHLTKNFIYEGAEGGKIKKSNIRVDNSKKDYIIGFVYEKKGGVIDVYKTEKGRYQNKYTQNYLETIFNNGKVIISTILPDDYSEDNLSKCYGTKNLKYYSKGQIFIKDLLKNNMSGKLSIVTDKNDSVIRIQKIDDSVYDKMFGELSNNKGFKMTSGEFEAAVMHVLYRRFIYIIFIIILMITIINFALSKTYVRFALKPLIEFTHKIKEQSNAEEIKFVEVPKVNDEIYDLTCAYNLAMEKIKNSYDDLQILNSYASHELRNSLAILKAKLQLGDKINEIEAYIDKITNTTNDIMAMSTPKLFNDENVDLALVCAKVVDEYIEVFRNIELKLPDNGVELIKGKELWLERCVANLIDNAIKFVDKNKAYNEIRVEVLEDEKDSIIRVYDNGIGIDESKIDKIFEPYYGNSMRLSTGIGLAYVKHIMDLHKGRVLVKSKKEEYSEISLIFSRR; via the coding sequence ATGCTGAAGATAAAGAGTAGGATCGCTCTACTTTATAGTATGTTGACTATAGCTTTAATTATAATCTTTATTATTTCATTTTGCTTGATTTTAAATATTTATATTAATAAAAGACCAATATTGGATAGTATAACAAAAGTAGGAGATAAAAAGAGTGAAGAGATAAATAGTAATAATAGAAATATACATTTAACAAAAAACTTCATATATGAAGGGGCAGAAGGGGGAAAGATAAAAAAATCTAACATACGGGTAGATAATAGTAAGAAGGATTATATAATTGGCTTTGTATATGAGAAAAAAGGTGGAGTAATTGATGTATATAAAACGGAAAAAGGAAGATATCAAAATAAATATACTCAAAATTATTTAGAAACTATATTTAATAATGGTAAAGTTATAATATCTACTATACTTCCAGATGATTATTCAGAGGATAATCTGAGTAAGTGCTACGGTACTAAAAATTTAAAGTATTATTCTAAAGGCCAGATTTTCATTAAGGATTTACTTAAAAATAATATGAGTGGTAAACTATCTATAGTAACAGATAAGAATGATAGCGTAATAAGAATCCAGAAAATTGATGATAGTGTTTATGATAAAATGTTTGGTGAACTTTCAAATAATAAGGGATTTAAAATGACATCAGGAGAATTTGAAGCTGCGGTAATGCATGTACTCTATAGGAGATTTATTTATATTATATTTATAATTATATTAATGATTACTATAATAAACTTTGCTTTGAGTAAAACATATGTAAGGTTTGCATTAAAACCACTTATAGAGTTTACTCATAAAATAAAAGAACAAAGTAATGCAGAAGAGATAAAATTTGTAGAGGTTCCAAAAGTAAATGATGAAATATATGATTTAACATGTGCTTATAATTTAGCTATGGAAAAAATAAAAAATTCGTATGATGATTTACAGATATTAAATTCATATGCGTCACATGAACTTAGAAACTCTTTAGCTATTCTAAAAGCAAAACTTCAGTTGGGAGATAAAATTAACGAAATAGAAGCGTATATTGATAAAATTACAAATACAACAAATGATATTATGGCAATGTCAACACCTAAATTATTCAATGATGAGAATGTAGATTTAGCATTAGTTTGTGCTAAAGTAGTTGATGAGTATATAGAGGTCTTTAGAAATATAGAGTTAAAGTTACCTGACAATGGTGTTGAGTTAATTAAAGGAAAAGAGCTGTGGTTAGAAAGGTGTGTTGCCAATCTTATAGATAATGCAATTAAATTTGTTGATAAAAATAAAGCATATAACGAAATACGAGTAGAAGTTTTGGAAGATGAAAAAGATAGTATTATTAGGGTATATGATAATGGTATAGGAATAGATGAATCAAAAATTGACAAAATTTTTGAACCGTACTATGGAAATAGTATGCGTCTAAGTACAGGAATTGGACTTGCATATGTTAAACATATAATGGATTTACATAAAGGGAGGGTATTGGTGAAAAGTAAAAAAGAAGAGTATAGTGAAATATCACTAATATTTTCTCGAAGATAA